Proteins found in one Loxodonta africana isolate mLoxAfr1 chromosome 21, mLoxAfr1.hap2, whole genome shotgun sequence genomic segment:
- the ASB5 gene encoding ankyrin repeat and SOCS box protein 5 isoform X2 — protein MSRIYLDSGWLEVPWGDGDLGSWADRSPLHEAASQGRLLALRTLLSQGYNVNAVTIDHVTPLHEACLGGHVACARTLLEAGANVNAITIDGVTPLFNACSQGSSSCTELLLEYGAKAQLESCLPSPTHEAASKGHHECLEVLISWGIDVDQDIPHLGTPLYVACMAQQFHCVRKLLYAGADVQKGKYWDTPLHAAAQQSSTEIVNLLLEFGADINAKNTELLRPIDVAASSSLVERILLQCEATPSSLCQLCRLCIRSYIGRPRLHLIPQLQLPTLLQNFLQYR, from the exons ATGAGTCGGATTTACCTGGACAGTGGCTGGCTTGAAGTGCCCTGGGGAGATGGTGATTTAG GTTCCTGGGCAGATCGATCGCCACTCCATGAAGCAGCAAGTCAAGGTCGCCTTCTTGCTCTGAGAACACTATTATCACAG GGCTATAACGTAAACGCTGTTACTATAGACCACGTCACCCCACTGCACGAAGCCTGCCTCGGAGGTCATGTGGCATGTGCTCGGACCCTTCTGGAAGCTGGGGCTAAT GTAAACGCAATCACAATAGATGGTGTGACGCCATTATTCAACGCCTGCTCCCAAGGCAGTTCGAGTTGCACAGAACTGCTTTTGGAGTATGGTGCCAAAGCCCAGCTGGAGTCATGTCTTCCTTCTCCCACACATGAGGCTGCTAGTAAAG GTCACCATGAATGTCTAGAAGTGCTGATATCCTGGGGCATAGATGTTGACCAAGACATTCCTCATTTGGGAACTCCCCTGTATGTAGCTTGTATGGCACAACAATTCCATTGCGTCCGGAAACTTCTTTATGCTG GTGCTGATGTACAGAAAGGCAAATATTGGGATACCCCATTGCACGCTGCTGCTCAACAATCCAGTACAGAAATTGTAAACCTACTGCTAGAATTTGGAGCAGATATCAATGCTAAAAACACGGAGCTTCTGCGACCTATAGACGTTGCTGCTTCTAGCAGTTTGGTGGAAAGAATACTGCTTCAGTGTGAGG CTACTCCAAGTTCTCTTTGCCAACTTTGCCGACTCTGTATCCGAAGCTACATAGGAAGACCAAGATTGCACCTTATTCCACAGCTCCAGCTGCCAACTTTACTGCAGAATTTCTTACAGTACCGATAA